A stretch of the Teretinema zuelzerae genome encodes the following:
- a CDS encoding flagellar biosynthesis anti-sigma factor FlgM, translated as MIDRLGGIDPVNNVQNAHKTRKTGEVSQSDSIAVSAEAKELAEIYFANEAASSAPDVRADRVAEVMQKIKDPSYINNAVVDIVADRLMDVYGI; from the coding sequence ATGATTGACCGTTTGGGGGGAATCGACCCCGTCAACAATGTTCAGAACGCTCATAAAACCCGGAAAACCGGCGAGGTTTCGCAGTCGGATTCGATAGCGGTTTCCGCTGAAGCGAAAGAACTAGCCGAGATCTACTTCGCCAACGAGGCAGCTTCTTCGGCTCCGGACGTGCGAGCGGATCGTGTTGCCGAAGTCATGCAGAAAATCAAGGATCCCTCCTATATAAACAACGCGGTTGTGGACATAGTCGCCGACCGGCTAATGGATGTATACGGAATATAA
- a CDS encoding flagellin N-terminal helical domain-containing protein, producing the protein MIINHNLSAMFSSRSLGETSGANQKNIEKLSSGMRINRAGDDASGLAVSEKMRSQVRGLNQANTNAQNGISFIQTTEGYLQETQDILQRIRELSVQSSNGIYTAEDRMQIQVEVSQLVAEIDRIASQAQFNGMNMLTGRFARETGENSVTGSMWFHIGANMDQRTRVYIGTMTSTALGVRNTGDEKIMSLESPDSANRSIGTLDEALKKVSKQRADLGAYQNRLEYTMKGLAVGAENLQAAESRIRDTDMAKEMVDFTKNQILSQAGTAMLAQANQSTQGVLSLLR; encoded by the coding sequence ATGATCATCAATCACAACCTGAGCGCTATGTTTTCTTCTCGTTCGCTGGGGGAAACTTCAGGGGCTAACCAGAAAAACATAGAAAAACTGTCTTCTGGCATGCGGATCAACCGCGCTGGAGATGACGCGTCCGGACTTGCCGTATCTGAAAAGATGCGCAGCCAGGTGCGCGGTTTGAATCAGGCGAATACCAACGCACAAAACGGTATTTCCTTCATTCAGACCACCGAGGGCTACCTTCAGGAAACCCAGGACATTCTCCAGAGAATCCGTGAACTGAGCGTCCAGTCTTCTAACGGCATCTATACCGCAGAAGACCGAATGCAAATCCAGGTCGAAGTATCGCAGCTTGTCGCAGAAATCGACAGGATCGCGAGCCAGGCCCAGTTCAACGGAATGAACATGCTCACCGGACGTTTCGCACGGGAAACCGGAGAGAATTCTGTCACCGGATCCATGTGGTTCCATATCGGCGCCAACATGGACCAAAGAACCCGAGTGTACATAGGCACCATGACCTCTACGGCCCTTGGTGTCAGGAATACCGGCGACGAGAAGATCATGTCTCTCGAATCGCCCGATTCCGCAAACAGATCAATCGGAACTCTTGACGAAGCGCTGAAGAAGGTAAGCAAGCAGAGAGCAGATCTCGGCGCTTACCAGAACCGCCTTGAGTATACAATGAAGGGCCTCGCCGTCGGCGCGGAAAACCTTCAGGCAGCCGAGTCCCGCATCCGCGACACCGACATGGCAAAGGAAATGGTCGACTTTACGAAGAACCAGATCCTTTCCCAGGCAGGAACCGCAATGCTCGCCCAGGCGAACCAGTCGACACAGGGCGTCTTGAGCCTCCTCAGATAA
- the rsmI gene encoding 16S rRNA (cytidine(1402)-2'-O)-methyltransferase, whose amino-acid sequence MSELYIVATPIGNLGDITYRALETFKTVDVIACEDTRHTLQLLTHFGIRKPLVSCRARNEEEASKRVLEILKKGQKVAYASDAGTPALSDPGSVLVRAARDAGHAVIPIPGASAFATLLSVAGGYDKSVVFEGFLSPRPGRRRGRLRELAETGFGFVLYESPFRIVKLLTELAEIDGERMVVVGRELTKLYEEIVSGTAIEVRDSFADREKILGEFSVYVSGKKSSTCPDE is encoded by the coding sequence GTGTCAGAACTGTATATTGTCGCAACCCCTATTGGAAATCTCGGGGATATCACCTATCGCGCTCTCGAGACTTTCAAAACGGTGGACGTCATCGCGTGCGAGGATACCCGCCATACTTTGCAGCTGCTGACCCATTTCGGCATCAGGAAGCCGCTGGTGTCCTGCCGCGCCCGGAATGAAGAGGAAGCCTCTAAACGCGTTTTAGAGATCCTGAAAAAAGGGCAGAAAGTAGCCTACGCGAGCGATGCGGGAACTCCGGCGCTGAGCGACCCCGGTTCCGTGCTTGTTCGCGCGGCCCGCGACGCCGGCCATGCGGTTATACCGATTCCCGGAGCGTCTGCTTTCGCAACCCTCTTGAGCGTCGCCGGCGGATACGACAAGTCGGTTGTATTTGAAGGTTTCCTGTCTCCGCGGCCGGGTCGGCGCCGGGGACGTTTGCGGGAACTGGCGGAAACAGGATTCGGTTTTGTTTTATATGAATCTCCGTTTCGGATTGTAAAGCTTTTGACTGAACTTGCCGAAATAGACGGAGAGCGGATGGTTGTCGTCGGTCGGGAGCTTACCAAGCTCTACGAAGAAATCGTTTCAGGCACGGCGATCGAAGTTCGGGACAGTTTCGCGGATCGGGAGAAGATTCTCGGCGAATTTTCTGTGTATGTTTCCGGAAAAAAAAGCTCAACTTGTCCGGATGAGTAA